The following are from one region of the Segatella oris genome:
- the nhaA gene encoding Na+/H+ antiporter NhaA — MRKRYQKQIEHRLLLPILQFTQREKSSGIVLAVFVVLALLLANSPLRSDYLHFLEHHFGFIVDGKSVLNFSVAHWINDGLMSMFFFVVGLELKREFIGGELRDLRKVTLPVAAAVFGMLVPALIYLLFNLGTPFSHGWGIPMATDIAFALAVLYMVGDRIPVSAKVFLTTLAIVDDLGSVVVIALFYTSNISFSSLALGILFLGIMFAGNRLGIKNVWFYGLIGIGGVWLSFLTSGIHATISAVLAAMVIPADSRISEATFIARIHKLTRQFEQAEPNDVRTLEPEQLDILTRVKADSMQATPPLQRLEHALHPFVSFVVMPIFALSNAGVSFVDMDFSTLSANHVALGVMAGLLLGKPIGIAFAVWLMEKLGLGRRSHSMTWRIIIGLGFLASIGFTMSMFVTMLAFNSSESVIQSKVGIFAASIIGGIAGYMLLKKRPKS, encoded by the coding sequence ATGAGAAAACGTTATCAGAAACAGATAGAACACCGCTTACTCTTACCGATTTTGCAATTCACACAACGCGAAAAGTCGAGCGGAATAGTGCTTGCCGTCTTCGTTGTGCTTGCACTTCTGCTGGCCAACTCGCCCTTACGCAGTGATTATCTCCATTTCTTAGAGCATCATTTCGGTTTTATCGTAGATGGAAAATCAGTGCTCAACTTCAGTGTTGCCCATTGGATTAACGACGGACTCATGTCGATGTTCTTCTTCGTTGTGGGCTTGGAACTGAAGAGAGAGTTTATAGGTGGCGAGCTTCGCGACCTCCGTAAGGTCACACTTCCTGTTGCTGCGGCCGTCTTCGGCATGCTTGTTCCCGCATTGATCTATCTACTTTTCAATCTTGGAACGCCCTTTTCTCATGGCTGGGGAATACCCATGGCCACTGACATCGCCTTTGCTTTGGCCGTATTATATATGGTAGGCGACCGCATTCCAGTGTCAGCAAAAGTGTTTCTGACCACACTTGCCATTGTCGACGACCTTGGTTCAGTGGTTGTGATAGCCCTTTTCTATACCTCAAACATCTCGTTTTCGAGTCTTGCTTTGGGCATCCTGTTCCTCGGAATCATGTTTGCCGGCAACCGATTGGGCATCAAAAACGTGTGGTTTTACGGGCTTATCGGCATCGGAGGTGTATGGCTTTCCTTCCTCACTTCAGGTATACATGCCACCATTTCTGCCGTACTTGCTGCCATGGTTATACCTGCAGACTCGCGCATTTCTGAGGCAACATTCATCGCGAGAATACACAAACTGACGCGTCAGTTCGAGCAAGCCGAACCCAATGATGTGCGCACTTTAGAGCCCGAACAATTGGATATCCTGACGCGAGTAAAGGCAGATTCCATGCAGGCAACGCCTCCTTTACAGCGTTTGGAGCATGCACTTCATCCGTTTGTTTCGTTTGTTGTCATGCCTATTTTCGCCCTTTCGAATGCAGGAGTGTCGTTTGTCGACATGGATTTCAGTACGCTGAGTGCCAATCATGTGGCGCTCGGTGTCATGGCAGGTCTGCTGCTTGGCAAGCCCATTGGCATTGCTTTTGCCGTTTGGCTCATGGAAAAACTGGGGCTTGGACGCCGTTCTCACTCCATGACATGGCGCATCATCATCGGCTTGGGCTTTCTTGCTTCCATTGGATTTACCATGTCAATGTTTGTCACTATGCTTGCTTTTAACTCGTCGGAGAGCGTTATTCAGTCGAAAGTTGGTATCTTTGCAGCATCTATCATAGGCGGTATTGCCGGCTATATGCTATTGAAAAAGCGCCCGAAATCATAA